A single Thermoanaerobacterium sp. RBIITD DNA region contains:
- the thiD gene encoding bifunctional hydroxymethylpyrimidine kinase/phosphomethylpyrimidine kinase — MKKVLTIAGSDSIGGAGIEADLKTFCALGVYGMCVITAVTAQNTVGVFDVREMDADIIKKQIDCVFDDTEVDAVKIGMVSSEEIIDAIASSLSKWNPKNVVLDPVMISKSGYYLLKKDAIDALKTKLLPMADIITPNIPEACELTGMNIEGIEDMKEAAKKIIDMGVKAVVVKGGHSVENATDVFYDGNEFLSLPQERIDTKNTHGTGCTYSSAIASYLGRGLSLKDAIINAKSYITEAIKNSLEIGKGVGPVGHLVDLYRKAGIDYEY; from the coding sequence ATGAAAAAGGTACTTACTATTGCAGGCTCTGACAGCATAGGTGGTGCAGGAATAGAAGCAGATTTAAAGACGTTTTGCGCCCTTGGCGTATACGGTATGTGCGTCATTACGGCAGTGACAGCGCAGAATACTGTTGGAGTTTTTGATGTGAGGGAGATGGATGCTGATATCATCAAAAAGCAGATAGACTGTGTCTTTGATGACACAGAGGTGGATGCCGTAAAGATCGGTATGGTGTCAAGTGAAGAGATTATTGATGCTATTGCGTCATCTCTCAGCAAGTGGAATCCTAAGAATGTTGTATTAGACCCTGTCATGATATCGAAAAGCGGATATTACCTTCTGAAAAAAGATGCCATAGACGCTTTAAAGACAAAGCTTTTGCCTATGGCAGACATAATAACGCCAAATATACCAGAAGCATGTGAACTCACCGGAATGAATATTGAGGGAATTGAAGACATGAAGGAGGCTGCAAAGAAAATCATCGACATGGGTGTAAAAGCTGTCGTCGTAAAAGGCGGTCATTCCGTAGAAAATGCTACTGATGTATTTTACGATGGAAATGAATTTTTAAGTTTGCCACAGGAGAGGATCGATACTAAAAATACACATGGGACAGGATGTACGTATTCTTCTGCTATTGCTTCATACCTTGGTAGAGGATTAAGCTTGAAAGATGCAATAATAAACGCTAAAAGTTATATAACGGAAGCTATAAAAAATTCTTTAGAGATAGGTAAAGGAGTAGGACCTGTAGGACATTTAGTAGATCTTTACAGGAAAGCAGGCATAGACTATGAATATTAA
- a CDS encoding class I SAM-dependent methyltransferase yields MDSINYFNSIAKEWDDIRKKYFDDDIRNIAIELSKLKRKNDFTVADIGTGSGFMALELSKYARTVIGIDVSEQMLKCAKQTADKLGINNMIFLKGSMEEIPIIDDSIDIVFTNMALHHVENPFKGIMEIHRILKYGGSLVITDVMKHNNEWARFEMYDRWLGFNLGDIEKWLIRSNFKEILVKETDLYATAKSSKGETAKTGIFIAKGTKK; encoded by the coding sequence ATGGATTCTATTAATTATTTTAACAGTATAGCTAAAGAATGGGATGATATAAGAAAAAAATACTTTGACGATGATATTCGCAACATTGCAATTGAGCTATCAAAGTTAAAAAGAAAGAATGATTTTACTGTCGCTGATATCGGTACAGGGTCCGGCTTTATGGCCTTAGAACTATCAAAATATGCAAGAACGGTTATTGGTATAGATGTTTCAGAGCAAATGCTTAAATGTGCAAAACAAACAGCTGATAAACTTGGTATTAATAACATGATTTTTTTAAAGGGAAGTATGGAAGAAATACCCATTATTGATGACTCTATTGATATTGTATTTACAAATATGGCTTTACATCATGTGGAAAATCCATTTAAAGGAATTATGGAAATTCACAGGATTTTAAAATATGGTGGCAGCTTAGTAATAACTGATGTAATGAAGCACAATAACGAATGGGCAAGATTTGAAATGTATGACAGGTGGCTTGGATTTAATTTAGGAGATATAGAAAAATGGCTCATTCGTAGTAACTTTAAAGAAATACTTGTAAAAGAAACAGACCTTTATGCAACTGCAAAGTCTTCTAAAGGAGAGACAGCAAAAACAGGAATATTTATAGCAAAAGGAACGAAAAAA